The Caldicellulosiruptor changbaiensis genome has a segment encoding these proteins:
- a CDS encoding DUF3368 domain-containing protein produces MGYDIANLETEEGYRFFQELKKFKAFSVYDRLVISIALQEKIICVSNDKPVRKICKKYGINSTGTLGILCAAFEKGIISKKELKELIDEYQSNSGAYINKDIINEIIRIYHL; encoded by the coding sequence TTGGGATATGATATTGCAAATCTTGAAACAGAAGAGGGATATAGGTTTTTTCAGGAGCTAAAAAAGTTCAAAGCTTTTTCAGTTTATGATAGACTCGTAATTTCAATAGCACTCCAAGAAAAAATTATTTGTGTTTCAAATGATAAACCAGTACGAAAAATCTGTAAAAAGTATGGAATAAACTCGACTGGCACGTTGGGTATTTTATGTGCTGCTTTTGAGAAGGGAATAATTAGCAAAAAAGAATTGAAAGAGTTAATAGATGAATATCAAAGCAATAGCGGTGCATATATAAACAAAGATATAATAAATGAAATAATAAGAATATATCACCTATAA